The region AAGACCATTTACTGGTGGAACCCATGAGATATTATTAATGTTTGAGGTATTCAAACCTACTAAACGTGTCAAATCTCCTAGATATTTTTAAAATGAAGTTAAAAATAATTACATATTTTATTCTTTTTTTATTTGTACAACAGGCGTTGTCACAAACAAAAGTTGCAGATAATTTTTTTAGAGATTTTTCTTATGAAAAAGCAGCTGAACTATATAAAGAAGCATTGAAAAAGGAAGATAGTACAGAATATATTTTAACAAGAATTGGTGATTGTTACTTCAATACTAGAAAAGTTGAAAAAGCAGAATTTTGGTATAGTAAAGCTATTAAAAAGTATCCGTTAATTGATTCAGAATATATATACAAATACGTACAAACTTTGAGAAGTCAAAAAAAATACGAGCTTGCTAATGACTATTTAAGAACCTTTAACGAAAAAAATAAAAGGGACAAACGTATAAAAGACATAGAAAACTTTAATTTAGAAAGTTACAACCAACTAACTAATACAGAAAAGGTGTATGTGGATGTTGAAAATCTTCCATTAAACACTGTGTATTCTGACTTTGGTGGGTATGAAAAAGATAATACTTTATACTTTTACTCCACTTGGGTAAAAGATACCATAACAGATGAAAAGCAATTATATGATTGGAATAATGAACCTTTTTTAAATATTTTTCAATCTGAAACTAAAATTGCTAATGCAGCTAAAAATTTTTCAGAACCTAAAAAATTAAATTCAAGTATTAATACGTCTAACGATCATGAAGGATTAGTCACTATAACTAATGATGGTCAAACAATGTATTTTACCAGGAATAACGTTAATAAAAAAGAAAAAAGAAAATATTCTAAAGAAGGTACTTCTAATTTAAAAATTTATAAAGCAACAAAAACAGGTAACAACTGGAGTAATGTTATAGAATTACCTTTTAATAATGATGCCTATTCTTGTGGTGCACCAGCTTTAAGTCCAGATAATAAAACATTATATTTTGTTTCAGATATGGAAGGTGGCTTTGGACAAACAGATTTGTATCGAGTAACAATCAAAGCTGATGGTACATATGGAACACCTGTTAATTTAGGTCCAGATATTAATACTGAAGGGAATGAAAAATTTCCGTTTGTTGCCAAAGACTCTACATTATATTTCTCAACAGATGCTTATTTAAATCTTGGGTTACTTGATATTTTTGAAACTAATCTACTAAAACTAAAAAGAAACGATACCACACAAGTATATGTCAAAAATCTTGGTGCACCATTTAATAGTCCCTTTGATGATTTTTGTTTTTTTATTGACTCTGACACTCAAACTGGATACTTCTCTTCAAATAGAGAAGGCGGTAAAGGTGGAGATGACATCTACGCTTTTGGAAAATACCAATGTAAACAAATAGTTTCTGGAGTTGCGTATGACGAATTATCTGGAGAACCTTTAGATAAAGTAAATGTATCTTTATTAGACATTAATGGTCAGGTTGTAGAAACTTTTTACACAGATAAAGATGGTAAATATGAATTCAAAGATATTGGTTGTGATAAAACATATACTGTTCTTGCAGAGCGTGTTATTTACAGACCAGACAAAAAAGGCTTTGTAACCTCACCAATTAACGGAGAAACTACAACTATAGATTTATTTCTAACTCCATTAATAGTTGATAACGAAATTGTTATCAATCCTATTTACTTTGATTACAATAAATCAGATATAAGACCAGATGCAGCGTATGAGCTAGAAAATATTGTTGCAGTTATGCGAGAACATCCAAAAATGATTATTAAAATTGAAGCACATACAGATAGTCGTGGTAGAGATGCCTACAACTTAAAATTATCTGATAGGCGTGCAAAATCTACAAGAGACTATTTATACTCTAGAGGAATTGCAGTAGATAGAATTTTAAGTGCTATTGGTTATGGTGAGTCACAAATACTTAACCATTGTACAAATGGAGTAAAATGTAGCGATAAAGAACACGAATATAATAGACGATCTAAATTTATAATAACTAACCAATACAAATAAAATAAAAAAGCCTTTCAAAAATTTGAAAGGCTTTTTTAATAACGGTTGTAAATTTATTTTTTAATAAAGATATTTGTAAAATACCATTTATTATTTTCTCCTAATTCTGCTGAGATTTCAAAATCTGTAAAATCTCCTTCAATATTACTTTTATGTCCTTCGCTGTTTAACCAAGCATTAACTACAGATGAAGCACTAGAAAATCCATAAGCTACATTTTCTGATACTTTTACAGCATTAGCATTATTAACTAAGTACGATTTTCTGCTAAAAAAATTATCGTGATTAACTTCATTGATATCAACCATGTAATCAGTATGAGCGTAAGCTTGACCTTTAATTAACTTATGACTTTCTAAAGCATTAAGTCCAATACTAATTCTGTGTTGATTGATTAACTCTAAAATTTCAATTTCTATTGGTTTTGCTTCAGGAATAACTAAAGCACTAACATCGTCAATGTGATCTTCGATATTATCTGTTGAGCAAGAAACAAAAAGTAATGCAAAACAAATAACCATAAGTAGGCTAGTAATTTTTCTCATTTTAAGAGTTGTATTGATTTGGGACTCCTAAAATATAATACTACTAACTAATAAAGTGTTAAATAAATGTTAAAATCGATTAAAAATATACTATTTAACTTATTAACATGCATTTCATCGATTAAAATTAGATTTTATATGTATTTCATCGATTATTTTATGGATATAATCGGTTTTTAATCCAATTGTAATCTGAAGTCAATGTGTATAAAATTCTGTCGTGTAAACGATTGGGTCTTCCTTGCCAAAACTCAATAGAAATAGGTCTAACAATAAAACCACCCCAAAAAGATGGTCTTACTATTTCTTTACCCTTATACTCTTCTTCTAGTTGTTTAAGCCTATCTTCCAATTGCTCTCTGTTGTCTACCACGCTACTTTGTTTTGACACAATTGCACCCAATTGACTACCTCTAGGTCTGGACTCAAAATATCCATCACTTAAGTTTTCTGAAATTTTTTCTGCTTTACCTTTAATTATAATCTGTCGTTCTGCTCCATGCCAAAAAAAAGACAAACAAACGTTAGGATTCTGACTAATAGCTTTGCCCTTTTCGCTTTCATAATTAGTATAAAAAATAAAACCTTCATAAGTAAATTTTTTAAGTAGCACTACTCTACTTTTAGGAAATCCATCAATACCAATAGTAGATAATGTCATCGCATTAGTCTCATCTTGAGGGAAATGGCTATCCACTTCGTTAAACCAAGTCCTAAAGAGTTCTAATGGATTTTCTGGTGTATCTTTTAACCGTAGTTCTCCTTTTTCGTAAGATTTCCTGTAATTACTTAAGTCTTTATTCATGTTGCAATTTACAAGATTTATAAATTAAAACTCAAACACTTTACCATCATCTGCTAACTGGACGTTTTGGAAGATAGTTTGAGCTTCTTCTTTAAACAAGTTTAAATCATCATATCTAGTAGAATAATGTCCTAAAATTAATTGTCCAACTTGTGCTTGCTTTGCAATATTAGCTGCTTGTTTTGCTGTACTGTGTTTAGTTGGTGCTGCTAATTTCTCATGCTGATCTAAAAAAGTAGATTCGTGATACAACACATCTACATGCTTAATAATTGGGATTATAGCTTCATTATAAGCAGTATCGCTACAAAACGCATAGCTTTTTGAAGGATTTGGAGGTAATGTTACTGTTTTGTTTTTTATAAGCTTACCATTTTCATTTTGGACGTCAAAGCCTTGCTTTAATTTTCTGTAATATGATACATCAATATTGGCATTTAAAACTCCATTCATATCCAACTTACGTTCGCCTTCTTTTTCTTTGAATAAAAAACCATTTGTGTATACACGATGATCTAACGGTATGGTATGGACTTCTACTTTTTTATCTTCAAAAATAAGCTCTGAAAGCTTACTGGTTAACTCATGGAAAACAAGGTTATAATTTGTCCAAGAACTGGCTAGCTTCATCTGTAATGTAATGACGTCTTTTAAACCTTTTGGTGCATAAATATGCAAATCTGTTTCACGACCCAACAATCTAAAAGTAGATATTAAACCTACTAAACCAAAAAAATGATCGCCATGTAAATGAGAAATAAAAATATGCTTTATACGACTAAACTTAATTTTGTTTTTTCTAAGCTGTACTTGGGTACCTTCTCCACAATCTATTAAAAAAATATGATTATTAATTTCTAATACTTGAGCGGTTGGATTAGTAAATGTACGTGGAGTTGCGCTATAACAGCCTAGAATGTTTAGTTTCATTTTAAAATCCTAAATCACGTTCCATGTCTTCCATTTCAATAATGTCATGTGCTTCTTGAAGTGTTGGTACAATGACAATTTCATCTGGAGTGTTATCTGTATTAATCCCTTCGTTAACTATAACAAAAGAATGTTTAGCAGCTCTATGCTGATTGGACACTCTTAAAAACTCAATAATTTCTTGTAACGAGATGGGTTTAATTGTATTTAAATTAACAATAACATTATTATTTTTAAATTTTGGGTACAATGTTTCTATTTTTTTTACTAATTCTATAACCGAAGCATTTTCTTGGGTTATTATGGTTATGTTTTCATTTTGATCTATAATCATAACTATTGTTTTATTTTAGATGCTAACAAGTATATTACCGCCATTCTAACAGCTACACCATTTTGAACTTGGTCTAAAATTATGGCTTGCTTAGAATCTGCTACATCACTAGTAATCTCTACTCCTCTATTTATTGGTCCTGGATGCATAATTGTAATGTCTTTATCCAAGCTATCTAATAACGCTTTATTAACTCCAAACTGTTGCGTATATTCTCTTGTAGACGGAAAATAACTAATATCCATACGTTCATTTTGTACTCGGAGCATATTAGCAACATCACACCAATTTAGAGCTTTACGCAGATTGGTTTCTACTTTTACACCAAGTTTTTCTATATGTTTAGGTAATAATGTTTTAGGTCCGCAAACCATAACATTAGCACCTTGTAATTTTAATGCATAAATATTGGATAAGGCCACACGACTATGTAAAATATCTCCAACAATTACGACATTTTTTCCTTTTACACTGCCTAAACGTTCTCTAATAGAATAGCTATCTAATAAAGCTTGTGTTGGATGCTCATGTGCTCCATCTCCTGCGTTTATAATGCTAGCATCAACGTGCTTAGATAAAAATACTCCTGCACCAGGATTAGGATGACGCATCACAACCATATCTACTTTCATAGATAAAATATTGTTAACTGTATCTATTAGTGTTTCTCCTTTTTTTACTGAAGATTGAGATGCTGAAAAGTTAATGACATCTGCAGATAATCGTTTTTCTGCTAATTCAAAAGATAGTTTGGTACGTGTAGAGTTTTCGAAAAATAAGTTAGCAATAGTAATATCACGAAGCGAAGGAACCTTTTTTATTGGACGATTAATCACCTCTTTAAAGTGATCTGCTGTTTTAAAAATAAGCTCTATATCTTGTTTGTTAAGATATTTAATTCCTAATAAGTGATTGACACTTAATTCGCTCATAGTTTTTAATTATTAATTTTTCAGTATTAATTTTTTACTACATAAACCGCATCTTCTCCATCATTTTCAACCCAGTTTACTTTTACTTTTTCGTTATTTATAGCATCTACTTGTCGTCCTCTATAATCGGGTTGGATGGGTAAATGTCTACTAAAACGTCTATCTATTAAAGTTAACAATTCAATTTCGTTAGGACGTCCAAAAGACTGTATAGCTGTTAATGCAGCACGTATACTACGTCCTGTATACAATACATCGTCAATAAATACCACTTTTTTATCTTCTACTTGCACGTTCATTTCTGTAGTATTAGCTTCTAATGGCTTATCGCTTCTCCTAAAATCATCTCTATAAAAGGTAATGTCTAAATATCCTAATTGTAGGTTTTTAATCTTGTAATCTGATTGTAATATAGATGCTAAACGTTTAGCCAGATATTTTCCTCTTGGTTGAATACCAATTAAAACCGTATTAGAAAAATCGTTGTGTTTTTCAATGAGTTGACAAGCCAATCTGTGTAAGATGATATTGACTTCTGTTGCATTAAGTAGCACTTTTTGACTCATGGTGTTCCAAACGTGTTTGGTAAACAAAGGTAATTTAAATTATTATAAGTTAAAAGTTGTTTTATATGAAATAAAAAAGCCTCTCAAAAATGAGAGGCTTTTACTTTTATTAATAAATGGTTGGATTATTTTTTTCCGTCCATTTTATCTTTTAACGCTTGTAACGCTTCGTTAGCATCACCTAAAGTTGGTTTTGCTTCTTCAGCTTGTGCAGCAGCTTTTTTAGCAGCAGCTTTTACATTTGCCATTTCTTCTGCTTTGAATATAGCAGTGTGAGAGGCAACTACACGTTTGAATTCTTTATTAAATTCGATAATTTTGAATTCTGCAGAATCTCCTTTCTTTAACATCTTTCCGTCTTCTTTTTCAAGGTGACGAGATGGTACGAAAGCAACGATATCTTCATTAAATTCAATAGTAGCTCCTTTATCTACAACTTCAGCAATTTCTGCTGTATGCGTTGTATCTAAAGCAAACTCTTTTTCGTATTTATCCCAAGGATTCTCAGTGGTTTGTTTGTGACCTAAAGATAATTTACGTCCTTCAACATCTAACTCTAATACTACTACATCTAATTTATCACCAACGTTACAAAATTCTGATGGATGCTTAATTTTCTTAGTCCAAGATAAATCTGAAATATAAATTAATCCATCAATACCTTCTTCTAATTCAACAAAAACACCAAAGTTTGTAAAGTTACGCACAATACCTGTGTGTTTAGAACCTACAGGATATTTAGTAGTAATATCTGTCCATGGGTCTGGAGTTAATTGCTTGATACCAAGAGACATCTTACGATCTTCTCTATCTAAGGTTAAAATAACTGCATCAATTTCGTCTCCAACGTTAACAAAATCGTTAGCAGAACGTAAGTGCGTAGACCATGACATTTCTGACACGTGTACTAAACCTTCTACACCTTCTGCAACTTCAATAAATGCTCCGTAATCTGCGATTACAACAACTTTACCTTTAACTTTATCACCTACAGCAACATTTTCTCCTAAAGCATCCCAAGGATGTTTAGATAATTGCTTAAGACCTAATTGGATTCTTGACTTATCTTCGTCAAAATCAAGGATTACCACATTTAATTTTTGGTCTAACTCAACAATCTCATTTGGATGGTTTATACGTGACCAAGATAAATCTGTTATGTGTACTAATCCGTCAACACCTCCAAGATCAATAAATACTCCGTAAGATGTAATGTTTTTAACTACACCTTCTAATACTTGACCTTTTTCTAATTGACCGATGATTTCTTTCTTTTGTTCCTCAATATCAGCTTCAATAAGTGCTTTATGAGATACAACTACGTTTTTGAATTCGTGGTTGATTTTCACAACTTTAAATTCCATAGTTTTATTTACGTACTGATCGTAATCTCTAATTGGTTTAACATCAATTTGAGATCCTGGTAAGAATGCTTCGATACCAAAAACATCTACAATCATACCACCTTTAGTACGACACTTTACAAAACCGTTTACGATTTCGCCAGTTTCGTTAGCTTTTATTACTCTATCCCAAGCCTTAATTACACGAGCCTTTCTGTGAGATAATACTAATTGTCCTGTTGCGTCTTCACGCACGTCAATTAATACCTCAACTTTGTCTCCTACTTTTAAGTCTGGATTGTATCTAAATTCGTTTAAAGAAATTACACCTTCAGACTTCGCATTAATGTCAATAATTGCGTCACGATCTGTAATATGAATTACTTCACCTTCTACAACCTCGTCATCTAAAGTGTCTACGAAATTTTCTGATACTAATTTTTCAAATTCTTTTAATTGAGAATCTTCAACCTCATCAATACCTTCTTGGTAGTTGTGCCAGTTGAATTCTTTTAAGAATTTTTCTGGGTTTGCTTGTGCTTCAGATACTACTGGAGCTTCTTTAGTTGCTGTTGCTACTTCTTTAGCTTCAACTTCTGCTTGTTTTGCTTTATCAGCCATTTAAATAAATTATGTAATATAGTTTTTCGCTTTCGCTAAAACAGAACCATATTACGGTTTGTATTCTGTTGTGTTTAGAAAAATTAAGCGCTAACACACAGAAGTGTTATAAATTAAATTGTTTAAATCCCTTTTTTATCTTTCTTACT is a window of Olleya sp. YS DNA encoding:
- a CDS encoding OmpA family protein: MKLKIITYFILFLFVQQALSQTKVADNFFRDFSYEKAAELYKEALKKEDSTEYILTRIGDCYFNTRKVEKAEFWYSKAIKKYPLIDSEYIYKYVQTLRSQKKYELANDYLRTFNEKNKRDKRIKDIENFNLESYNQLTNTEKVYVDVENLPLNTVYSDFGGYEKDNTLYFYSTWVKDTITDEKQLYDWNNEPFLNIFQSETKIANAAKNFSEPKKLNSSINTSNDHEGLVTITNDGQTMYFTRNNVNKKEKRKYSKEGTSNLKIYKATKTGNNWSNVIELPFNNDAYSCGAPALSPDNKTLYFVSDMEGGFGQTDLYRVTIKADGTYGTPVNLGPDINTEGNEKFPFVAKDSTLYFSTDAYLNLGLLDIFETNLLKLKRNDTTQVYVKNLGAPFNSPFDDFCFFIDSDTQTGYFSSNREGGKGGDDIYAFGKYQCKQIVSGVAYDELSGEPLDKVNVSLLDINGQVVETFYTDKDGKYEFKDIGCDKTYTVLAERVIYRPDKKGFVTSPINGETTTIDLFLTPLIVDNEIVINPIYFDYNKSDIRPDAAYELENIVAVMREHPKMIIKIEAHTDSRGRDAYNLKLSDRRAKSTRDYLYSRGIAVDRILSAIGYGESQILNHCTNGVKCSDKEHEYNRRSKFIITNQYK
- a CDS encoding CAP domain-containing protein; its protein translation is MRKITSLLMVICFALLFVSCSTDNIEDHIDDVSALVIPEAKPIEIEILELINQHRISIGLNALESHKLIKGQAYAHTDYMVDINEVNHDNFFSRKSYLVNNANAVKVSENVAYGFSSASSVVNAWLNSEGHKSNIEGDFTDFEISAELGENNKWYFTNIFIKK
- the pdxH gene encoding pyridoxamine 5'-phosphate oxidase, with amino-acid sequence MNKDLSNYRKSYEKGELRLKDTPENPLELFRTWFNEVDSHFPQDETNAMTLSTIGIDGFPKSRVVLLKKFTYEGFIFYTNYESEKGKAISQNPNVCLSFFWHGAERQIIIKGKAEKISENLSDGYFESRPRGSQLGAIVSKQSSVVDNREQLEDRLKQLEEEYKGKEIVRPSFWGGFIVRPISIEFWQGRPNRLHDRILYTLTSDYNWIKNRLYP
- a CDS encoding ribonuclease Z codes for the protein MKLNILGCYSATPRTFTNPTAQVLEINNHIFLIDCGEGTQVQLRKNKIKFSRIKHIFISHLHGDHFFGLVGLISTFRLLGRETDLHIYAPKGLKDVITLQMKLASSWTNYNLVFHELTSKLSELIFEDKKVEVHTIPLDHRVYTNGFLFKEKEGERKLDMNGVLNANIDVSYYRKLKQGFDVQNENGKLIKNKTVTLPPNPSKSYAFCSDTAYNEAIIPIIKHVDVLYHESTFLDQHEKLAAPTKHSTAKQAANIAKQAQVGQLILGHYSTRYDDLNLFKEEAQTIFQNVQLADDGKVFEF
- a CDS encoding ribonuclease Z: MIIDQNENITIITQENASVIELVKKIETLYPKFKNNNVIVNLNTIKPISLQEIIEFLRVSNQHRAAKHSFVIVNEGINTDNTPDEIVIVPTLQEAHDIIEMEDMERDLGF
- a CDS encoding aspartate carbamoyltransferase catalytic subunit; translation: MSELSVNHLLGIKYLNKQDIELIFKTADHFKEVINRPIKKVPSLRDITIANLFFENSTRTKLSFELAEKRLSADVINFSASQSSVKKGETLIDTVNNILSMKVDMVVMRHPNPGAGVFLSKHVDASIINAGDGAHEHPTQALLDSYSIRERLGSVKGKNVVIVGDILHSRVALSNIYALKLQGANVMVCGPKTLLPKHIEKLGVKVETNLRKALNWCDVANMLRVQNERMDISYFPSTREYTQQFGVNKALLDSLDKDITIMHPGPINRGVEITSDVADSKQAIILDQVQNGVAVRMAVIYLLASKIKQ
- the pyrR gene encoding bifunctional pyr operon transcriptional regulator/uracil phosphoribosyltransferase PyrR, which encodes MSQKVLLNATEVNIILHRLACQLIEKHNDFSNTVLIGIQPRGKYLAKRLASILQSDYKIKNLQLGYLDITFYRDDFRRSDKPLEANTTEMNVQVEDKKVVFIDDVLYTGRSIRAALTAIQSFGRPNEIELLTLIDRRFSRHLPIQPDYRGRQVDAINNEKVKVNWVENDGEDAVYVVKN
- the rpsA gene encoding 30S ribosomal protein S1 — translated: MADKAKQAEVEAKEVATATKEAPVVSEAQANPEKFLKEFNWHNYQEGIDEVEDSQLKEFEKLVSENFVDTLDDEVVEGEVIHITDRDAIIDINAKSEGVISLNEFRYNPDLKVGDKVEVLIDVREDATGQLVLSHRKARVIKAWDRVIKANETGEIVNGFVKCRTKGGMIVDVFGIEAFLPGSQIDVKPIRDYDQYVNKTMEFKVVKINHEFKNVVVSHKALIEADIEEQKKEIIGQLEKGQVLEGVVKNITSYGVFIDLGGVDGLVHITDLSWSRINHPNEIVELDQKLNVVILDFDEDKSRIQLGLKQLSKHPWDALGENVAVGDKVKGKVVVIADYGAFIEVAEGVEGLVHVSEMSWSTHLRSANDFVNVGDEIDAVILTLDREDRKMSLGIKQLTPDPWTDITTKYPVGSKHTGIVRNFTNFGVFVELEEGIDGLIYISDLSWTKKIKHPSEFCNVGDKLDVVVLELDVEGRKLSLGHKQTTENPWDKYEKEFALDTTHTAEIAEVVDKGATIEFNEDIVAFVPSRHLEKEDGKMLKKGDSAEFKIIEFNKEFKRVVASHTAIFKAEEMANVKAAAKKAAAQAEEAKPTLGDANEALQALKDKMDGKK